A region of Myxococcus stipitatus DSM 14675 DNA encodes the following proteins:
- a CDS encoding carbon-nitrogen hydrolase family protein: MDSLRVAALQLRSENGRVRHNLEHARPFIRQAVAQGARLVLLPEFSVTGYVRSPELWQWAETLEGPTVRFLRQEADLGKVFLGASLLEVEGEDFFNTFVLISPGGKVDRVRKRRAPSYEAYGFRGSVDDPCVIDCALGRISVGICADNHFNDLARCIEDSRAQLHLMPHCYGVGKENPWSFPRALIEASCRQMESLPVRYARHFGVPVVLANQCGPWEGPLPGLMGRMVKTDRFLGRSSIVSSRGARLCALGEEEEGVIVDTVELRSSDYEGEERRITRAQGDWGWSSLGEPAFATASFAFKIGAMEWLGRRAYERSVERRRWARRIQEEQGQLEAPLDERGARREMP; this comes from the coding sequence CGGCACAACCTGGAGCATGCGCGGCCGTTCATCCGGCAGGCGGTGGCGCAGGGGGCGCGACTGGTGCTGCTCCCGGAGTTCTCCGTCACGGGGTACGTGCGGAGCCCCGAGCTCTGGCAGTGGGCGGAGACCTTGGAGGGGCCCACTGTCCGCTTCCTGAGACAGGAGGCGGACCTGGGGAAGGTGTTCCTGGGGGCCTCCCTCCTGGAGGTGGAGGGAGAGGACTTCTTCAACACCTTCGTCTTGATTTCGCCCGGAGGGAAGGTGGACCGGGTGCGCAAGCGTCGGGCGCCTTCGTATGAAGCGTATGGGTTCCGGGGCAGTGTGGACGACCCGTGTGTGATTGATTGCGCGCTGGGGCGCATCAGCGTGGGGATCTGCGCGGACAATCATTTCAACGACCTGGCGAGGTGCATCGAGGACTCGCGGGCCCAGCTCCATCTCATGCCGCACTGTTACGGGGTGGGGAAGGAGAACCCCTGGAGCTTTCCGCGAGCGCTCATCGAGGCATCCTGTCGGCAGATGGAGTCGCTGCCGGTCCGCTATGCCCGGCACTTCGGCGTGCCGGTGGTGCTCGCGAATCAGTGTGGGCCATGGGAGGGCCCGCTCCCGGGGCTGATGGGGAGGATGGTGAAGACGGACCGGTTCCTGGGTCGCTCGTCCATCGTGTCGTCGCGGGGAGCGCGGCTGTGCGCGCTGGGGGAGGAAGAGGAGGGCGTCATCGTGGACACGGTGGAGCTGCGGTCCTCGGACTACGAAGGGGAGGAGCGGCGCATCACCCGCGCACAGGGGGACTGGGGCTGGTCGTCGCTCGGGGAGCCCGCGTTCGCGACGGCGTCCTTCGCGTTCAAGATTGGCGCGATGGAGTGGCTGGGGCGGCGAGCCTACGAGCGGAGCGTGGAGCGCAGGCGGTGGGCGCGGCGTATCCAGGAGGAGCAGGGGCAGCTCGAGGCCCCGCTGGACGAGCGCGGAGCACGTCGAGAGATGCCGTAG